A region from the Lolium perenne isolate Kyuss_39 chromosome 4, Kyuss_2.0, whole genome shotgun sequence genome encodes:
- the LOC139830255 gene encoding uncharacterized protein, with product MAMQHILLLVFIASILHAASSTSSNSTIDGTTVTAYDILEQNNLPRGLLPLGVESYVLHEGTIEVTLPGECNFFVPIGGDQYKFRYGSKVGGVIKSGSLTQVYGTRFQAVSEWLGFNTVERVGDQLTIQAQALAKSFPASAFANSPKCS from the coding sequence ATGGCCATGCAACATATACTGCTCCTCGTCTTCATAGCTTCCATCCTCCACGCCGCCTCATCCACCTCAAGCAACTCAACGATAGATGGTACGACTGTGACTGCGTACGACATCCTAGAGCAAAACAACTTGCCACGGGGTCTTCTCCCGCTTGGTGTGGAATCATACGTGCTCCACGAGGGTACTATAGAGGTGACACTTCCGGGCGAGTGCAACTTCTTTGTTCCGATCGGCGGCGACCAATACAAGTTTCGGTATGGAAGCAAGGTCGGCGGGGTAATTAAATCCGGATCCCTAACCCAAGTGTATGGCACTAGGTTTCAGGCGGTATCTGAGTGGCTTGGGTTCAACACGGTTGAGCGTGTCGGTGATCAGCTCACAATCCAGGCCCAGGCGTTGGCAAAGTCATTTCCGGCAAGCGCCTTTGCCAATAGCCCCAAGTGCAGCTAA